The following are encoded together in the Kribbella sp. CA-293567 genome:
- a CDS encoding winged helix-turn-helix transcriptional regulator yields MRSYRDLCGIARALDLVGERWALLVVRELLFGPKRFADLHRGLPGLSQNVLTQRLRELQDSGVVTRRRALPPGAGLVYALTDHGRALEPVLLALGQWGSPLPPLPGSATELSPDALVVALRTTFDPTAAGDLRGSVQLHLPGDAFHLVVNDGTLEAVRGEAAADAVLTTEVRTVQRLVFEGQDLDDVIKSGDATVDGDTAVLRRLIRAFNDHRAG; encoded by the coding sequence ATGCGTAGCTATCGTGACCTCTGCGGTATCGCTCGCGCTCTCGACCTCGTAGGTGAGCGATGGGCGCTGCTGGTGGTCCGCGAACTGCTGTTCGGCCCCAAGCGCTTCGCCGACCTGCACCGTGGACTCCCCGGCCTCAGCCAGAACGTGCTGACCCAGCGACTCCGTGAACTGCAGGACTCCGGCGTGGTCACCCGGCGACGCGCACTCCCGCCGGGGGCCGGTCTGGTCTACGCGCTCACCGACCACGGACGAGCCCTCGAACCGGTCCTGCTGGCGCTCGGACAATGGGGCAGCCCCCTACCGCCGCTGCCCGGCTCGGCCACGGAACTCAGCCCGGATGCCCTGGTGGTCGCACTGCGTACGACGTTCGACCCGACCGCAGCAGGCGACCTTCGCGGCTCCGTCCAGCTTCACCTGCCCGGCGATGCGTTCCACCTTGTTGTGAACGACGGCACGCTCGAGGCGGTCAGGGGTGAAGCAGCCGCCGATGCTGTCCTGACAACCGAAGTACGCACGGTTCAGAGGCTGGTGTTCGAGGGTCAGGATCTCGACGACGTCATCAAGTCCGGGGACGCGACGGTGGATGGTGACACGGCCGTGCTTCGGCGTTTGATCAGAGCCTTCAACGACCACAGAGCCGGCTAG
- a CDS encoding helix-turn-helix domain-containing protein — translation MTEESFGSVLRRLRLAAALTQEQLAERAELSVQAISALERGARRNPYRETVQNLADALNLTSEDRDVFSALSSASRSKTAGPGSVAARQLPLSALHFAGRIQEVEAVTDLLSAEEPRQAPRIITIQGMAGVGKTALAIRTARLTEAHYPDGQFYVQLNGFGAGQPLPVADALGHLLRATGLMPNAIPTSVERASTLLRSRLASKRALLVLDNAFGPEQVIPLLPGASSCAVLITSRQNMTTLPADRHVRLTPLDEAEAADLVQSIVGTTRAAAEPVAIAELVELCGRLPLALAVAAARLAARPTWSAQHLVGRLQDEAGRLDELANDHLGVRTALAVSISQLSPNGSRQLPSLPDVFALLGTLTGSDFGLDLAARLLNTAPHLAESALEQLVDVNLLGSPSLGRYQFHDLIHAYAREKAEVDLTEQQRQQAHERILRLYRAVAWRGLKWLDPGAPRLAWNEADWLMDGPALSSAQESFQWLDAEQANLAALLRHLASTEDPDQLMAGLVLGLYGYATVYSRIGGWVPIVRAAVRVTEDRRYRAALLHDFGIACADDGHLDEAVDAFRLSAEMFLAVRDIRSESLAVNNYSRLLGRMGRHSQAIDLANRSLSLYQQISDQRGTARALLNLSQLHDRMGAFTEHLIYATEGLVRFEQIQSDAGIANANHNVGSALANLGRYDLAITYLSAGMESFDRLGHRTGWADAARDLAKALSATGTVSEALVLFHQALTIAIDRSDDRRRASVQHSLGATYLNAGDHALAETHLKAAHDYYKRDQRTVGVAEEIERLLSKLND, via the coding sequence ATGACCGAGGAGTCGTTCGGATCAGTGTTGCGTCGCCTCCGCCTTGCCGCCGCGCTCACCCAAGAGCAACTGGCCGAGAGAGCCGAACTCAGCGTTCAGGCCATCAGCGCGCTGGAGAGAGGCGCCCGACGCAACCCCTATCGAGAGACGGTTCAGAACCTCGCGGATGCGTTGAATCTGACTTCAGAGGACCGAGACGTCTTCTCCGCACTCTCGAGCGCCAGCCGGTCCAAGACCGCCGGCCCCGGCTCAGTGGCGGCTCGCCAACTGCCGCTGTCTGCCCTCCACTTCGCTGGCCGGATTCAGGAGGTAGAAGCAGTCACAGACTTGCTGTCGGCGGAAGAGCCTCGCCAGGCACCTCGCATCATCACCATTCAAGGTATGGCCGGCGTCGGCAAGACCGCTCTGGCGATACGCACCGCCCGGCTGACCGAGGCGCACTACCCGGACGGCCAGTTCTACGTCCAATTGAACGGTTTCGGAGCCGGGCAACCGTTGCCGGTCGCCGATGCACTCGGGCATCTGCTCCGCGCGACAGGCCTGATGCCCAACGCGATTCCCACTTCGGTGGAACGTGCCTCTACCCTCCTACGATCCCGACTGGCGTCCAAACGCGCACTTCTCGTCTTGGACAACGCTTTCGGCCCAGAGCAGGTGATACCGCTCTTGCCGGGTGCAAGCAGCTGCGCGGTGCTGATCACAAGCCGTCAGAATATGACCACCCTTCCAGCGGATCGTCACGTCCGACTGACTCCGCTCGACGAAGCAGAAGCCGCAGACCTGGTGCAGTCCATAGTGGGCACCACCCGCGCGGCGGCGGAACCAGTTGCGATCGCCGAGCTGGTTGAACTCTGCGGTCGACTCCCTCTGGCACTCGCTGTCGCCGCGGCCCGCCTCGCTGCCCGTCCCACCTGGTCGGCTCAGCACTTGGTCGGGCGCTTGCAGGACGAAGCCGGCCGCCTGGACGAGTTGGCCAACGATCACCTGGGAGTACGCACGGCCCTCGCCGTCTCCATCAGCCAGTTGTCCCCCAATGGCTCACGACAGTTGCCTTCGCTGCCCGATGTATTCGCTCTTCTTGGGACTCTCACCGGTTCTGACTTTGGCCTCGACCTAGCCGCGCGGCTCTTGAACACCGCCCCGCATCTGGCCGAATCCGCACTTGAACAACTTGTCGATGTCAATCTCCTCGGGTCCCCGTCTCTGGGTCGCTATCAATTCCACGACCTGATCCACGCCTACGCGCGCGAAAAGGCCGAGGTCGACCTGACGGAACAACAAAGGCAGCAGGCACACGAGCGCATCCTCAGGTTGTACCGGGCCGTGGCGTGGCGAGGGCTGAAATGGCTCGATCCCGGCGCGCCAAGGCTTGCTTGGAATGAGGCTGATTGGCTCATGGACGGACCGGCACTGTCGTCGGCGCAAGAATCATTTCAGTGGCTGGATGCCGAACAGGCCAATCTCGCCGCGCTCCTTCGCCACCTTGCGTCCACGGAGGATCCCGATCAACTCATGGCCGGTCTGGTGCTCGGACTCTACGGCTATGCCACCGTGTACAGCCGGATCGGCGGCTGGGTCCCGATCGTCCGAGCGGCTGTGCGGGTGACCGAAGATCGACGATATCGAGCCGCGCTACTTCACGACTTCGGCATCGCCTGCGCCGACGACGGTCACCTGGACGAGGCCGTCGACGCATTCAGACTCAGTGCCGAGATGTTCCTCGCCGTGAGAGATATTCGCAGCGAGTCTCTCGCTGTCAACAACTATTCACGGTTGCTCGGCCGAATGGGCCGTCATAGTCAGGCGATTGACCTCGCGAACCGCAGCCTTTCGCTTTACCAACAAATATCTGACCAAAGGGGCACCGCACGGGCGCTCCTCAACTTGTCACAACTCCATGATCGCATGGGCGCTTTCACAGAGCACTTGATCTACGCGACCGAGGGGTTGGTCCGGTTCGAGCAGATTCAGTCGGACGCAGGCATTGCCAACGCCAATCACAATGTCGGTTCCGCGCTGGCAAACCTCGGCCGCTACGACTTGGCGATCACTTATCTGAGCGCGGGCATGGAGAGTTTCGACAGGCTCGGGCACCGTACCGGATGGGCAGATGCTGCCCGAGATCTAGCAAAGGCTCTGTCTGCGACTGGCACCGTCAGCGAGGCGCTCGTTCTGTTTCACCAAGCTCTCACCATTGCGATTGATCGGTCGGACGACCGCCGACGTGCATCCGTGCAGCACTCTCTCGGCGCGACCTATCTGAACGCCGGAGACCATGCACTGGCAGAGACGCATTTGAAAGCTGCCCATGACTACTACAAGCGCGACCAGCGGACAGTAGGAGTTGCTGAGGAGATTGAACGACTCCTCAGCAAGCTGAACGATTGA
- a CDS encoding ABC transporter permease: MITYIIRRVVAAVGLLIVVSAVTFSIFYLVPRWAGATPETLATRYVGRAATEDTVKLTAERLGLYDPIAVQYWNWAKGVVVGAEYDYGAGVEKCPAPCLGYSFITKQPVWPELLDRIPVTLSLAAGASILWLVSGVAVGVLSALKRGSIFDRAAMSIALAGVSLPIFFTGLVSLAFFSYQLGWTKPGGTFVPFTDNPFLWAQALILPWVTLAFLFSAQYARHTRAGMLETMNEDFIRTARAKGLPERTVVVQHGLRGALTPILTIFGLDVGLLLGGAVLTEKTFSLPGLGKYAVDGIVANDLPKILGVTLVAAVFIVLANLIVDLLYAVVDPRVRAK; encoded by the coding sequence GTGATCACATACATCATCAGGCGCGTCGTGGCGGCTGTCGGCCTCCTCATCGTCGTGAGCGCCGTCACGTTCTCGATCTTCTATCTGGTGCCACGCTGGGCCGGAGCGACGCCCGAGACGCTGGCGACCCGTTACGTCGGCCGGGCGGCCACCGAGGACACGGTCAAGCTGACCGCAGAGCGGCTGGGGTTGTACGACCCGATCGCAGTGCAGTACTGGAACTGGGCCAAGGGGGTTGTTGTCGGCGCCGAGTACGACTACGGCGCCGGAGTCGAGAAGTGCCCGGCACCTTGCCTGGGATACTCTTTCATCACCAAGCAGCCGGTGTGGCCCGAGCTGCTCGACCGGATACCAGTGACGCTCTCCCTGGCCGCAGGTGCCTCCATCCTGTGGCTGGTGTCCGGCGTCGCGGTCGGGGTGCTGTCGGCACTGAAACGGGGGTCGATCTTCGACCGGGCCGCGATGTCGATAGCCCTGGCCGGTGTCTCGTTGCCGATCTTCTTCACCGGACTGGTCTCGCTCGCCTTCTTCAGCTACCAACTCGGGTGGACGAAACCCGGGGGGACCTTCGTCCCCTTCACCGACAATCCGTTCCTCTGGGCACAGGCGCTGATCCTGCCCTGGGTCACGCTCGCGTTCCTGTTCTCGGCGCAGTACGCCCGGCACACCCGGGCCGGGATGCTCGAGACGATGAACGAGGACTTCATCCGGACGGCCCGGGCCAAGGGCCTGCCGGAGCGGACGGTCGTCGTACAGCACGGTCTGCGGGGCGCGCTGACACCGATCCTCACCATTTTCGGTCTGGACGTCGGCCTGCTGCTCGGCGGCGCCGTACTGACCGAGAAGACCTTCTCCCTGCCGGGGCTCGGCAAGTACGCGGTCGACGGCATCGTCGCCAACGACCTGCCGAAGATCCTCGGCGTGACGCTGGTAGCGGCCGTCTTCATCGTGCTCGCGAACCTGATCGTCGACCTCCTGTACGCCGTCGTCGACCCGAGGGTGCGCGCCAAATGA
- a CDS encoding ABC transporter ATP-binding protein: MTNDNAFLSVRDLRVHFPTDDGLVKSVDGLSFDLDRGKTLGIVGESGSGKSVTSLSIMGLHKGGSAKISGQVVLDGQDLISASREEVRLLRGKRMAMIFQDPLSAMHPYYTVGHQIIEAYRVHNQVTKQVARKHAIDMLDRVGIPQPDRRVDAYPHQFSGGMRQRAMIAMALSCDPDLLIADEPTTALDVTVQAQILDLIRDLQSEFNSAVIIITHDLGVVAELADDIQVMYAGRAIEYGTAEDIFDRPQHPYTWGLLGSMPRIDRERTERLIPIKGTPPSLINVPTGCAFNPRCNYGHLNGGASETERPELLDVGAGHKVACHLSTAQRQEIWETEIEPKL, encoded by the coding sequence ATGACCAACGACAACGCATTCCTCTCGGTCCGCGACCTGCGGGTGCACTTCCCGACCGACGACGGGCTGGTCAAGTCCGTCGACGGCCTGTCGTTCGACCTGGACCGGGGCAAGACGCTCGGCATCGTGGGCGAGTCGGGCTCGGGCAAGAGCGTGACCAGCCTGTCGATCATGGGCCTGCACAAGGGTGGATCGGCCAAGATCAGCGGCCAGGTCGTCCTGGACGGACAGGATCTGATCAGCGCGTCCCGCGAAGAGGTCCGGCTGCTCCGCGGCAAGCGGATGGCGATGATCTTCCAGGACCCGCTGTCGGCGATGCACCCGTACTACACGGTCGGCCACCAGATCATCGAGGCCTACCGGGTGCACAACCAGGTGACCAAGCAGGTCGCCCGCAAGCACGCGATCGACATGCTCGACCGGGTCGGCATCCCGCAGCCGGACCGGCGGGTGGACGCCTACCCGCACCAGTTCTCCGGCGGGATGCGGCAGCGCGCGATGATCGCGATGGCGCTGTCGTGCGACCCCGACCTGCTGATCGCCGACGAGCCGACCACGGCGCTCGACGTGACCGTGCAGGCGCAGATCCTGGACCTGATCCGGGACCTGCAGAGCGAGTTCAACTCCGCGGTCATCATCATCACCCACGACCTCGGCGTGGTCGCCGAGCTGGCCGACGACATCCAGGTGATGTACGCCGGCCGCGCGATCGAGTACGGCACCGCGGAGGACATCTTCGACCGGCCGCAGCACCCCTACACCTGGGGTCTGCTCGGCTCGATGCCGCGGATCGACCGCGAACGCACCGAGCGACTGATCCCGATCAAGGGCACCCCGCCGAGCCTCATCAACGTCCCGACCGGCTGTGCCTTCAACCCGCGCTGCAACTACGGTCACCTCAACGGTGGCGCGAGTGAGACCGAGCGGCCGGAGCTGCTGGACGTGGGCGCCGGACACAAGGTGGCCTGCCACCTCTCCACGGCGCAACGCCAGGAGATCTGGGAGACCGAGATCGAGCCGAAGCTGTGA
- a CDS encoding ABC transporter substrate-binding protein, with product MSIKRLRTVAALSAVVALTLSACGGSDTSNDNATGGAKSEFNGAVAGVLNPSDKKGGTVKLAHSDDWDTPDPGETYYGYAWNFARLYGRSLLMFKPAPGKEGNVLVPDLAEALGVPTDGGKTWTYKIRKGVKFEDGTEIKAKDVKYAVLRSTDKKTFANGPAYFEAFLNLPKGYDGPYRSKGMNTDSAISTPDDYTIAFHLKNGFGGFDYLAQLTQTMPVPEAKDTGAKYRDKIVSSGPYKFETVAPGKQYTLVRNEQWDQATDQNRKALPDRYEVALKVNADDIDNRVISGDLDIDVAGTGVQPASLSKVLTDPALKAQADNPTLARLWYTSVNSTVPPLNNIDCRKAIQYAMDRTSYQTAYGGAFSGGDLATTIMPPLVPGYEKFDLYPAGADSKGDLDKAKESLTKCGQPNGFATNMAYRSDRPREKATAEAFQQALKRVGINLTLKGYPAGDYFSQYAGNPPFVVANKIGLATNGWGADWNDGFGFLSQIVDSRVIRETGGSSNTSVRIPEVDKLLDAAIAETDTAKREKLWTPIDKRVMEEAVIYPGVYAKSLLLRPKNLTNIFVSDAFNMYDYLNMGVK from the coding sequence ATGAGCATCAAACGACTGAGAACGGTAGCCGCGTTGTCGGCGGTCGTTGCTCTGACGCTGTCCGCCTGTGGCGGTAGCGACACGAGTAACGACAACGCCACCGGTGGTGCCAAGAGCGAGTTCAACGGCGCGGTGGCGGGCGTGCTGAACCCTTCTGACAAGAAGGGTGGCACCGTCAAGCTGGCCCACTCGGACGATTGGGACACCCCGGACCCGGGGGAGACCTACTACGGATACGCCTGGAACTTCGCCCGGCTGTACGGTCGCTCGCTGCTGATGTTCAAGCCGGCCCCGGGCAAGGAGGGCAACGTCCTGGTCCCGGACCTGGCCGAGGCGCTGGGGGTGCCGACCGACGGTGGCAAGACCTGGACCTACAAGATCCGCAAGGGCGTCAAGTTCGAGGACGGCACCGAGATTAAGGCCAAGGACGTCAAGTACGCCGTCCTGCGGTCGACCGACAAGAAGACCTTCGCCAACGGACCGGCGTACTTCGAGGCGTTCCTGAACCTGCCGAAGGGCTACGACGGCCCGTACCGGTCGAAGGGGATGAACACCGATTCGGCGATCTCCACGCCCGACGACTACACCATCGCCTTCCACCTGAAGAACGGCTTCGGTGGCTTCGACTACCTGGCGCAGCTGACCCAGACGATGCCGGTTCCGGAGGCCAAGGACACCGGCGCCAAGTACCGCGACAAGATCGTCTCGAGCGGCCCGTACAAGTTCGAGACCGTGGCGCCGGGAAAGCAGTACACGCTGGTCCGCAACGAGCAGTGGGACCAGGCGACGGATCAGAACCGCAAGGCGCTGCCGGACCGTTACGAGGTCGCGCTCAAGGTCAACGCCGACGACATCGACAACCGGGTCATCTCCGGCGACCTTGACATCGACGTCGCGGGCACCGGTGTGCAGCCGGCCTCGCTGAGCAAGGTGCTGACCGACCCGGCCCTGAAGGCCCAGGCGGACAACCCGACCCTCGCGCGGCTCTGGTACACCTCGGTCAACTCGACGGTGCCGCCGCTGAACAACATCGACTGCCGTAAGGCCATCCAGTACGCGATGGACCGGACCAGCTACCAGACCGCCTACGGTGGCGCGTTCTCCGGCGGCGACCTGGCGACGACGATCATGCCGCCGCTGGTTCCGGGGTACGAGAAGTTCGACCTGTACCCGGCCGGAGCCGACAGCAAGGGCGACCTCGACAAGGCGAAGGAGTCTCTGACCAAGTGTGGTCAGCCGAACGGCTTCGCCACGAACATGGCCTACCGGTCGGACCGTCCGCGCGAGAAGGCGACCGCAGAGGCCTTCCAGCAGGCTCTCAAGCGGGTCGGGATCAATCTGACGCTGAAGGGCTACCCGGCGGGTGACTACTTCTCGCAGTACGCGGGCAACCCGCCGTTCGTCGTGGCGAACAAGATCGGTCTGGCCACCAACGGCTGGGGCGCGGACTGGAACGACGGCTTCGGCTTCCTGTCCCAGATCGTCGACAGCCGCGTGATCCGCGAGACCGGCGGCTCCTCGAACACCTCCGTCCGGATCCCCGAGGTCGACAAACTGCTCGACGCCGCGATCGCCGAGACCGACACGGCCAAGCGCGAGAAGCTGTGGACCCCGATCGACAAGCGGGTGATGGAAGAGGCCGTGATCTACCCGGGTGTGTACGCGAAGAGCCTGCTGCTGCGGCCGAAGAATCTCACCAACATCTTCGTCAGCGACGCGTTCAACATGTACGACTACCTGAACATGGGTGTGAAGTAA
- a CDS encoding ABC transporter permease translates to MTTPLEVEPGATTADPEAVLKGMGKIEGRSLGQIAWMRLKRDKIAIAGFVIIVLLILMAIFANLIISLIGSPPNEFNQDKIDTVNGTLAPIGKFGGMSWEHPFGVEPVNGRDIMSRVIYGSRISLLIAFFATLLSVAIGTTMGIVAGFFGGWVDALISRLMDIFLAFPLLVFAIALAGVIPDDAFGLQGDSLRIMLLIFIIGFFNWPYIGRIVRGQTISLREREFVDAARSLGARRPYILFTELLPNLMAPVLVYATLLIPTNILFEAALSFLGVGVRAPTATWGGMLSDAVTFYTMPHFMLWPGLAIFVTVLAFNLFGDGLRDALDPRSR, encoded by the coding sequence GTGACGACACCACTCGAGGTCGAGCCCGGGGCGACTACGGCAGATCCTGAAGCCGTCCTCAAAGGTATGGGCAAGATCGAGGGACGCTCACTCGGTCAGATCGCCTGGATGCGGCTCAAGCGGGACAAGATCGCGATCGCCGGCTTCGTGATCATCGTGCTGCTGATCCTGATGGCGATCTTCGCGAACCTGATCATCAGCCTGATCGGCAGTCCGCCGAACGAGTTCAACCAGGACAAGATCGACACGGTCAACGGCACCCTCGCCCCGATCGGCAAGTTCGGTGGGATGAGCTGGGAGCACCCGTTCGGGGTGGAGCCGGTGAACGGCCGCGACATCATGAGCCGGGTGATCTACGGATCGCGGATCTCGCTGCTGATCGCCTTCTTCGCCACCCTGCTGTCGGTGGCCATCGGTACCACGATGGGCATCGTGGCGGGCTTCTTCGGCGGCTGGGTCGACGCGCTGATCAGCCGGTTGATGGACATCTTCCTGGCCTTCCCGCTGCTGGTCTTCGCGATCGCGCTGGCCGGCGTCATCCCCGACGACGCGTTCGGGCTGCAGGGCGACTCGCTGCGGATCATGCTGCTGATCTTCATCATCGGGTTCTTCAACTGGCCCTACATCGGCCGGATCGTCCGCGGTCAGACGATCTCGCTGCGCGAGCGCGAGTTCGTCGACGCGGCCCGCAGCCTGGGCGCCCGCCGGCCGTACATCCTGTTCACCGAACTGCTGCCGAACCTGATGGCACCGGTCCTGGTTTACGCCACGCTGCTGATTCCCACGAACATCCTGTTCGAGGCGGCGTTGTCCTTCCTCGGCGTCGGTGTCCGGGCCCCCACGGCCACCTGGGGCGGCATGTTGTCGGACGCGGTGACCTTCTACACGATGCCGCACTTCATGTTGTGGCCCGGCCTGGCCATCTTCGTCACCGTCCTGGCCTTCAACCTGTTCGGCGACGGGCTGCGCGACGCGCTCGACCCGCGGTCGCGATGA
- a CDS encoding alpha/beta fold hydrolase, with product MPHVTSADGTKIGYDRLSEDGPALVLVGGGLDDGTENVPLGEWLADRFSVVNYRRRGRGDSGDTAPYAVEREMEDLAAVIEAAGGRAHVFAASSGGALALEAAAAGIPVDKIAVHEVPYLLGDDMVAGWQAYVDDLAVALDADDRDQALRLFMKLAGSSEEDIAGAEAAPVWPALVALAPTLRYDAACLGEGPPPASRLAKVTQPVLLSTGATVDPHSAGLPVDFFGAAADAAAVCLPDAQRLTIEVAGHVADPLVLGPLLARFYTG from the coding sequence ATGCCGCACGTGACCTCAGCTGATGGCACGAAAATCGGATATGACCGCCTGAGTGAGGACGGGCCCGCGCTGGTGCTCGTTGGCGGCGGCCTCGACGACGGCACCGAGAATGTGCCGCTGGGTGAGTGGCTCGCCGACCGGTTCTCCGTGGTCAACTACCGGCGCCGGGGCCGTGGGGACAGTGGCGACACCGCGCCGTACGCGGTGGAACGCGAGATGGAGGATCTCGCGGCTGTCATCGAGGCTGCCGGAGGCCGGGCTCACGTGTTTGCTGCGTCGTCCGGTGGGGCGCTCGCGCTGGAGGCCGCCGCCGCAGGGATCCCTGTCGACAAGATCGCTGTTCACGAGGTGCCGTATCTGCTCGGCGACGACATGGTCGCGGGCTGGCAAGCGTACGTCGACGATCTCGCAGTGGCCTTGGACGCCGATGACCGCGACCAGGCGCTTCGGCTGTTCATGAAGCTGGCCGGTTCCTCGGAGGAAGACATCGCGGGCGCCGAAGCCGCTCCGGTCTGGCCGGCGCTGGTAGCGCTCGCACCGACGCTGCGGTATGACGCCGCCTGCCTCGGCGAAGGCCCACCACCCGCAAGCCGGCTGGCGAAGGTGACTCAGCCTGTGCTGCTGAGCACCGGCGCGACTGTGGATCCACACTCAGCCGGGCTGCCGGTCGACTTCTTCGGGGCCGCTGCCGACGCAGCCGCCGTCTGCTTGCCGGACGCCCAACGACTCACCATCGAGGTCGCCGGACACGTCGCAGATCCGCTGGTTCTGGGCCCACTCCTGGCGCGGTTCTATACGGGCTGA
- a CDS encoding MIP/aquaporin family protein — translation MAKTATETEAVKAKTLLGECSAELAGTFILILFGCGVVAQVVAGGGGLGDHDSIAWAWGIGVTLGIYVAGRMTGAHLNPAVTIALAAFRGFSWKKVLPYAVAQFLGAFLAALVVRWNYTEALNNFDPGLTIKSQGVFSTLPGNGSTELGVEMWGGFRDQIIGTAILMMVILAITDLRNTSPGANLAPFIVGLLVVGIGMAWGTNAGYAINPARDFGPRLASFFTGYGGAFKDQFGDLYFWVPIVGPIIGALVGAFLYDLLIGRNLPIADEDEEPGRVPSPEAETKA, via the coding sequence ATGGCTAAGACAGCTACTGAAACGGAAGCGGTCAAGGCGAAGACCCTTCTGGGGGAGTGCTCCGCCGAGCTCGCCGGTACGTTCATCCTGATCCTGTTCGGCTGTGGCGTCGTCGCCCAGGTGGTCGCAGGCGGGGGTGGGCTGGGAGATCACGACTCCATCGCCTGGGCGTGGGGTATCGGTGTGACGCTGGGGATCTACGTGGCGGGCCGGATGACCGGCGCGCATCTCAATCCGGCGGTGACGATCGCGTTGGCGGCGTTCCGCGGGTTCAGCTGGAAGAAGGTGCTGCCGTACGCGGTGGCCCAGTTCCTCGGAGCGTTCCTGGCGGCGCTCGTGGTTCGCTGGAACTACACCGAGGCACTGAACAATTTCGATCCCGGGCTGACGATCAAGAGCCAGGGCGTGTTCTCCACCCTGCCGGGCAACGGCAGCACCGAGCTCGGGGTGGAGATGTGGGGCGGCTTCCGGGACCAGATCATCGGTACCGCGATCCTGATGATGGTGATCCTGGCGATCACCGACCTGCGCAACACCTCGCCGGGGGCGAACCTGGCGCCGTTCATCGTCGGCCTGCTGGTGGTCGGCATCGGCATGGCCTGGGGCACCAACGCGGGGTACGCGATCAACCCGGCACGTGACTTCGGCCCCCGGCTGGCGTCGTTCTTCACCGGCTACGGCGGAGCGTTCAAGGATCAGTTCGGGGATTTGTACTTCTGGGTGCCGATCGTCGGACCGATCATCGGCGCGCTCGTCGGCGCGTTCCTGTACGACCTGCTGATCGGCCGCAATCTGCCGATCGCGGACGAGGACGAGGAACCGGGGCGCGTGCCCAGCCCAGAGGCCGAGACCAAGGCATGA
- a CDS encoding ABC transporter ATP-binding protein, producing the protein MTTETAPATPPQATGDELLSVTKLTKHFPIRQGLLQRQTGAVQAVDGLDFTVNKGETLSLVGESGCGKTTTGRLLTRLLEPTDGKIVFEGRDISHLSEGKMRPLRKDIQMIFQDPYGSLNPRHTVGKIVGAPFRLQNVKTEGGTKKAVQELLELVGLSPEHYNRYPHEFSGGQRQRIGIARTLALRPKLIVADEPVSALDVSIQAQVVNLLEDLQEEFDLTYVMIAHDLSVVRHVSDRVAVMYLGKIVEIADRVSLYEKPMHPYTLALLSAVPIPDTKRRGKQERIRLQGDVPSPINPPPACRFHTRCWKAQDICKTVEPPLLQLAPGHQAACHFPENQEGGEAPRQATAS; encoded by the coding sequence GTGACCACTGAGACCGCACCAGCGACGCCACCGCAGGCGACCGGCGACGAACTCCTGTCGGTGACGAAGCTGACCAAGCACTTCCCGATCCGGCAGGGCCTGCTGCAGCGTCAGACCGGCGCGGTCCAGGCCGTCGACGGGCTGGACTTCACCGTCAACAAGGGCGAGACCCTGTCGCTGGTGGGGGAGTCGGGCTGCGGCAAGACCACCACGGGCCGGCTGCTGACCCGGCTGCTGGAGCCGACCGACGGGAAGATCGTCTTCGAGGGCCGGGACATCAGTCACCTGTCCGAAGGCAAGATGCGCCCGCTGCGCAAAGACATCCAGATGATCTTCCAGGACCCGTACGGCTCGCTGAACCCGCGGCACACGGTCGGCAAGATCGTCGGCGCGCCGTTCCGGCTGCAGAACGTGAAGACCGAGGGCGGCACCAAGAAGGCCGTCCAGGAACTGCTCGAACTGGTGGGCCTGAGCCCGGAGCACTACAACCGCTACCCGCACGAGTTCTCGGGCGGCCAGCGGCAGCGGATCGGCATCGCCCGCACCCTGGCCCTGCGTCCCAAGCTGATCGTCGCCGACGAGCCGGTCTCCGCGCTCGACGTCTCGATCCAGGCTCAGGTGGTCAACCTGCTGGAGGACCTGCAGGAGGAGTTCGACCTCACCTACGTGATGATCGCGCACGACCTGTCCGTCGTCCGGCACGTCTCGGACCGGGTGGCGGTGATGTACCTGGGCAAGATCGTCGAGATCGCCGACCGGGTCAGCCTGTACGAGAAGCCGATGCACCCGTACACCCTCGCGCTGCTGTCCGCAGTACCGATCCCGGACACCAAGCGCCGCGGGAAGCAGGAGCGCATCCGCCTCCAGGGCGACGTCCCGAGCCCGATCAACCCGCCGCCGGCCTGCCGCTTCCACACCCGGTGCTGGAAAGCTCAGGACATCTGCAAGACGGTCGAGCCCCCGCTGCTGCAGTTGGCGCCGGGCCACCAGGCTGCTTGCCACTTCCCGGAGAACCAGGAAGGCGGCGAAGCGCCGCGCCAGGCGACCGCCAGCTGA